One window of the Sciurus carolinensis chromosome 8, mSciCar1.2, whole genome shotgun sequence genome contains the following:
- the Ykt6 gene encoding synaptobrevin homolog YKT6 yields the protein MKLYSLSVLYKSEPKAILLKAAYDVSSFSFFQRSSVQEFMTFTSQLIVERSAKGSRASVKEQEYLCHVYVRNDNLAGVVIADSEYPSRVAFTLLEKVLDEFSKQVDSITWPVGSPATIQYTALDGHLSRYQNPREADPMCKVQAELDETKIILHNTMESLLERGEKLDDLVSKSEVLGTQSKAFYKTARKQNSCCAIM from the exons ATGAAGCTGTACAGCCTCAGTGTCCTCTACAAAAGTGAGCCCAAAGCAATACTGCTCAAAGCCGCTTACGACGTATCTTCTTTCAGTTTCTTCCAGAGGTCCAG TGTTCAGGAATTCATGACCTTCACAAGTCAACTAATTGTGGAGCGCTCAGCGAAAGGCAGCAGAGCTTCTGTCAAAGAACAAG AATATCTGTGCCATGTCTATGTCCGGAATGACAATCTTGCAGGCGTCGTTATTGCTGACAGTGAATACCCATCCCGGGTGGCCTTTACCTTGCTGGAGAAG GTACTAGATGAATTCTCCAAGCAGGTTGACAGTATAACTTGGCCAGTAGGATCCCCTGCTACAATCCAGTACACAGCCCTGGATGGTCACCTTAGTAGATACCAG AACCCCCGAGAAGCTGATCCCATGTGTAAAGTACAGGCCGAACTAGATGAGACCAAAATCATTCTG CATAATACCATGGAGTCTTTGTTAGAACGAGGCGAGAAGCTTGATGACTTGGTGTCCAAATCAGAAGTACTGGGAACACAGTCCAAAGCCTTCTATAAAACT GCCCGGAAACAAAATTCATGCTGTGCAATCATGTGA